The Bicyclus anynana chromosome 4, ilBicAnyn1.1, whole genome shotgun sequence genome window below encodes:
- the LOC112054536 gene encoding ras GTPase-activating protein raskol isoform X5, translating into MSLQRPKKTKFKMWKAFIHRKRKYSDSLQCDTDSYAALAAMQGGSAATLPPSLDALRAYTSYEKACRRGSAPSTPVPGAQAQHSPSRLASFFFSKRSFRSNPLKRTKSATKLERERAQAAVPTHPASHALRTSRSHESLLSAHSPAVSTMDLGPPNQVEIRALHSSVLGRPHCFALSAENRAPRYFRCASRKERDRWIYSLRQAARPDETRVRRCERTVKLWLLEAKAIPPKKRYYCEILLDDTLYARSSSKLKSELCFWGEVYEFSALPAVRAIHVNVYREPERRARKRDKHALVGTVRIPVDDVSSRYLNERWYPVSEGDKPQSPGRAPAPLPALRIKCRYQCVDVLPLDHYARFLDYLKKNYRRLCEYLEPVIGVKAKEDIGCALVLCMAGAGLAPRYLADVVALDVRRTGDHSLTFRGNSLATKSMEAYLKLVGDQYLQDTLGEAVAAAAGSSGTDCEVDPLRAGSGAALRRQQAALRDTVTLAWRAIAASAPRFPPPLRDCFATFRERLTSMGREDISDNLISASIFLRFLCPAILSPSLFGIIHEYPNERAARNLTLVAKTLQTLANFTRFQGKEAFMEFLNDFLEQEAPNMKAFLRAISTRPQGQQHQQLVQSQQQSDGSKRNSSASQGSAAGSESSKNEMAVEADPEWAPHVDLGKQLATLHGLLADSLPKLPAGKIQELDPLSEILDDLSKRLMSNDNGPPAPMGENIFRFNDPTCNTPTKPNTEATTNGPVNNNFAHSSPIMNKNGVQFNISPSKSNAEESKYKGSYVTVSKSPSFNLRSATLPRNGYGSSPVSQNVNPGRYSSQYNNQEHCVNLKVVQIGFGSDQYPKGISNGLNESLERRFQERYKPNFNQQQTHYHNSNYNSTERSPSSDSINHNYCANEMQNIIKETSTLDELSDLLKYADDSDIVDEKIMNKKNITQSKSNNNNVINGNKNTYTNNGSNVSISGLSNVASSGYQSIATYSQSSSPIENTTHHHQPYENGGQPMSRYSQLNYQKQRDKQYYDNKNEKFYPKSPVQQKIEYDIQKYGIQNFTTADNVQSNTNANTKVAPLVFTNPVYNMDDNRQSQEIKKTNENRNSKRCPCGSSSSSIDEEGLSTDNVETNSEEGSTNFNDDSRNYDQQNRNATHRKLTRDNCNYEDLYQRSNNNHNHSPRIRDDESSSNSPSLRKSSKTRMPRTNPMLSYSTNQNQLNLKHFGQRGESLYESKPHHISTDSGYPMSRSDSNVEEVNKEMYRLQISRSQKALYNMENSKNSPEKFMTENSIPEKNYPLDRTYSGAKLSSSRINEDMERHQDYYGVREKRESPSRMFSRESHSSEASERVPVRNERELPVRETRDKLQRRLSLESARELTDSSDEIDDTLYSTTGRRRTKHHRTIEQYEREIERLKSSVELLRGRLGPTDSGQDHTDAKMKAIISRLICVEEELRREQRKMAAALSHKQRVIEAQEHRIAALDEANTRLLSALVHLQQRAPHPAPAHPANHNPSHSPHSQHSHQELQI; encoded by the exons ACACATCCTACGAGAAGGCATGTCGGCGAGGCTCTGCCCCCAGTACGCCGGTGCCGGGCGCGCAGGCCCAGCACAGCCCGTCGCGGCTCGCTTCCTTCTTCTTCTCCAAGAGGTCCTTCCGAAGCAACCCCCTCAAGAGAACAAAGTCCGCTACCAAGCTCGAGAGGGAGCGAGCGCAGGCCGCAGTACCGACCCACCCGGCGTCGCATGCTTTACGGACCTCAAG ATCTCATGAAAGTCTGCTGTCTGCACACTCCCCGGCTGTGTCGACTATGGATCTCGGACCTCCTAATCAG GTTGAAATCCGTGCGTTACACTCATCGGTGTTGGGCAGGCCGCACTGCTTCGCGCTGAGTGCGGAGAACCGAGCGCCGCGCTACTTCCGGTGCGCGTCGCGGAAAGAGCGGGACCGATGGATCTACAG TTTGCGGCAAGCGGCGCGGCCAGACGAGACGCGCGTGCGGCGCTGCGAGAGGACGGTCAAGCTGTGGCTGCTGGAGGCCAAGGCCATACCACCCAAGAAACGATACTACTGCGAAATACTGCTCGACGACACTTTGTATGCGAG GTCGTCGTCGAAGCTGAAGTCGGAACTGTGCTTCTGGGGCGAGGTGTACGAGTTCAGCGCGCTGCCGGCCGTGCGCGCCATCCACGTCAACGTGTACCGCGAGCCGGAGCGACGCGCGCGCAAGCGGGACAAGCACGCCCTTGTTG GCACGGTACGCATCCCGGTCGACGACGTATCGTCGCGATACCTCAACGAGCGGTGGTACCCGGTGAGCGAGGGCGACAAGCCGCAGTCGCCGGgccgcgcgcccgcgccgctgCCCGCGCTGCGCATCAAGTGCCGCTACCAGTGCGTCGACGTGCTGCCGCTCGACCACTACGCGCGCTTCCTCGACTACCTCAAGAAGAACTACCGCCGCCTCTGCGAGTACCTCGAGCCCGTCATAG GAGTGAAAGCCAAGGAGGACATCGGCTGCGCGCTGGTGCTGTGCATGGCGGGCGCGGGGCTGGCGCCGCGCTACCTGGCCGACGTGGTGGCGCTGGACGTGCGGCGCACCGGCGACCACTCGCTCACCTTCCGCGGCAACTCGCTCGCGACCAAGAGCATGGAGGCCTACCTCAAGCTGGTCGGCGACCAGTATCTGCAG GATACCCTGGGGGAGGCGGTGGCGGCGGCGGCCGGGTCCAGCGGCACGGACTGCGAGGTGGATCCTCTGCGGGCCGGCAGTGGGGCGGCGCTGCGGCGACAGCAGGCCGCCCTGCGCGACACCGTGACGCTCGCGTGGCGCGCCATCGCCGCCTCCGCGCCGCGCTTCCCGCCGCCGCTCAGAGACTGCTTCGCTACCTTCCGCGAGAG GTTGACGTCAATGGGCCGAGAAGATATATCGGATAACTTGATCAGCGCTTCCATCTTTCTACGCTTTCTATGTCCCGCTATTCTCTCTCCAAGTCTTTTTGGAATTATTCACG AATACCCCAACGAGCGCGCGGCGCGCAATCTGACGCTGGTGGCGAAGACGCTGCAGACGCTGGCCAACTTCACGCGCTTCCAGGGCAAGGAGGCTTTCATGGAGTTCCTCAACGACTTCCTGGAACAAGAAGCGCCCAACATGAAGGCTTTCCTTAGAGCAATATCT ACGCGACCGCAGGGACAACAGCACCAACAGTTGGTGCAGTCGCAACAACAATCCGACGGCAGCAAACGCAACTCTTCAGCATCACAAGGCTCTGCAGCAGGGTCAGAGAGCTCCAAGAACGAGATGGCAGTGGAGGCGGACCCCGAGTGGGCCCCGCACGTCGACCTCGGCAAACAGCTCGCCACGCTGCACGGTCTGTTGGCTGACAGCTTGCCCAAACTGCCGGCAGGGAAAATTCAG GAATTGGACCCATTGTCTGAAATTCTGGACGATTTAAGTAAACGACTGATGAGTAATGACAATGGACCGCCTGCGCCAATGGGTGAAAACATCTTTAG ATTTAATGACCCTACATGCAACACGCCGACTAAACCGAATACAGAAGCCACAACAAATGGTCCAGTTAACAATAATTTCGCGCACAGCTCACCCATAATGAACAAAAACGGCGTCCAATTTAACATAAGTCCCTCAAAGTCCAACGCTGAAGAATCTAAATACAAAGGGTCTTATGTGACTGTCTCAAAATCGCCCAGCTTCAATTTACGCTCAGCGACGCTCCCAAGAAATGGATACGGATCGAGTCCGGTCAGTCAGAACGTCAACCCAGGCAGATACAGCTCTCAATATAATAATCAAGAACATTGCGTCAACTTGAAAGTCGTTCAAATTGGCTTCGGCTCAGATCAGTACCCTAAAGGCATAAGCAATGGTTTGAACGAAAGCTTGGAGAGAAGGTTCCAGGAACGATACAAACCAAACTTTAATCAGCAACAAACGCATTACCACAATTCCAATTACAACAGCACCGAAAGATCCCCGAGCAGTGATAGTATCAACCATAATTATTGCGCCAACGAAATGCAAAATATCATCAAAGAAACTTCGACGCTAGACGAATTGTCAGATCTCTTAAAATATGCCGACGATTCTGATATAGTTGATGAAAAGATTATGAACAAGAAAAACATAACGCAATCTAAATCGAACAACAATAACGTTATTAATGGCAACAAGAATACTTATACAAACAACGGCTCAAATGTTTCCATCAGTGGGTTGTCGAACGTTGCAAGTTCTGGATACCAGAGCATCGCGACGTATAGCCAAAGTTCTAGTCCCATCGAAAACACAACCCACCACCACCAACCTTACGAGAACGGTGGGCAACCTATGAGCCGTTACTCACAGCTAAACTACCAAAAACAAAGAGATAAGCAGTATTACGATAACAAAAATGAGAAATTTTATCCAAAGAGCCCAGTGCAACAAAAAATTGAATACGATATTCAGAAATATGGTATCCAAAATTTCACAACCGCCGATAACGTTCAAAGCAACACGAACGCCAACACAAAAGTTGCTCCCTTAGTTTTTACAAACCCCGTTTACAATATGGATGACAATCGACAGTCGCAGGAAATCAAGAAGACCAATGAAAACAGAAACTCCAAGCGTTGTCCGTGTGGCTCGTCCAGTTCATCCATCGATGAGGAGGGATTGAGCACAGACAACGTGGAGACCAATTCTGAAGAAGGTTCTACGAATTTCAACGACGACAGTAGAAATTATGACCAACAGAATCGCAACGCCACCCACCGAAAACTCACCAGAGATAACTGTAATTACGAAGACTTGTATCAGAGGAGTAATAACAACCACAATCACTCGCCTAGGATTAGAGATGACGAATCCTCAAGTAATTCGCCAAGCTTAAGGAAAAGTAGCAAAACGAGGATGCCAAGAACGAATCCCATGCTGTCTTACTCCACTAATCAAAATCAACTGAACTTAAAACACTTCGGCCAACGAGGGGAATCGTTATACGAAAGTAAACCGCACCACATTTCAACGGACTCCGGGTATCCAATGAGCAGATCTGACTCCAACGTTGAAGAAGTTAACAAAGAGATGTACCGGTTACAAATATCGCGGAGTCAAAAAGCCTTGTACAATATGGAAAACTCTAAAAATTCACCAGAAAAGTTCATGACAGAAAACTCAATCCCGGAAAAGAATTATCCTTTGGATAGGACGTATTCAGGAGCGAAATTATCCAGTAGTAGAATTAATGAGGATATGGAAAGGCATCAGGATTACTATGGAGTTCGAGAAAAGAGAGAATCGCCCTCGCGGATGTTTAGTCGAGAGTCGCATTCTAGTGAAGCTAGTGAAAGGGTGCCCGTGAGAAATGAGAGGGAATTGCCGGTAAGAGAAACCAGAGATAAACTGCAGAGGCGGCTTAGCCTGGAGTCAGCGAGAGAGTTGACAGATAGCTCCGACGAAATAGATGACACTCTGTACAGTACAACCGGGCGACGACGAACTAAACACCACAGAACCATTGAGCAG TATGAACGTGAAATAGAGAGGCTAAAAAGCTCCGTGGAACTTCTTCGAGGACGTTTGGGACCAACTGACTCTGGTCAAGATCACACAGATGCGAAGATGAAGGCTATTATTTCAAG ATTAATCTGCGTAGAAGAAGAGTTAAGGCGGGAACAACGCAAGATGGCCGCCGCGCTGTCGCACAAACAACGCGTGATCGAGGCACAGGAGCATCGCATCGCAGCGCTGGACGAAGCCAACACGCGCCTCCTGTCCGCGCTCGTGCACCTCCAGCAGCGCGCCCCGCACCCCGCGCCCGCGCACCCCGCCAATCACAACCCGTCCCACTCCCCCCACTCGCAACATTCGCACCAGGAACTGCAGATTTGA
- the LOC112054536 gene encoding ras GTPase-activating protein raskol isoform X3, whose protein sequence is MNEETKIVIPYPCRAEGWLDRCDAATSAVAGAAVGVPQSWEPFYCVLQQERRTFSAYTSEDLAAANNNGEYATRSLPRVRIDGGNTAGNGVRLRCWAAPPSITEEEAEDDIEEDAISLRALPSQDTSYEKACRRGSAPSTPVPGAQAQHSPSRLASFFFSKRSFRSNPLKRTKSATKLERERAQAAVPTHPASHALRTSRSHESLLSAHSPAVSTMDLGPPNQVEIRALHSSVLGRPHCFALSAENRAPRYFRCASRKERDRWIYSLRQAARPDETRVRRCERTVKLWLLEAKAIPPKKRYYCEILLDDTLYARSSSKLKSELCFWGEVYEFSALPAVRAIHVNVYREPERRARKRDKHALVGTVRIPVDDVSSRYLNERWYPVSEGDKPQSPGRAPAPLPALRIKCRYQCVDVLPLDHYARFLDYLKKNYRRLCEYLEPVIGVKAKEDIGCALVLCMAGAGLAPRYLADVVALDVRRTGDHSLTFRGNSLATKSMEAYLKLVGDQYLQDTLGEAVAAAAGSSGTDCEVDPLRAGSGAALRRQQAALRDTVTLAWRAIAASAPRFPPPLRDCFATFRERLTSMGREDISDNLISASIFLRFLCPAILSPSLFGIIHEYPNERAARNLTLVAKTLQTLANFTRFQGKEAFMEFLNDFLEQEAPNMKAFLRAISTRPQGQQHQQLVQSQQQSDGSKRNSSASQGSAAGSESSKNEMAVEADPEWAPHVDLGKQLATLHGLLADSLPKLPAGKIQELDPLSEILDDLSKRLMSNDNGPPAPMGENIFRFNDPTCNTPTKPNTEATTNGPVNNNFAHSSPIMNKNGVQFNISPSKSNAEESKYKGSYVTVSKSPSFNLRSATLPRNGYGSSPVSQNVNPGRYSSQYNNQEHCVNLKVVQIGFGSDQYPKGISNGLNESLERRFQERYKPNFNQQQTHYHNSNYNSTERSPSSDSINHNYCANEMQNIIKETSTLDELSDLLKYADDSDIVDEKIMNKKNITQSKSNNNNVINGNKNTYTNNGSNVSISGLSNVASSGYQSIATYSQSSSPIENTTHHHQPYENGGQPMSRYSQLNYQKQRDKQYYDNKNEKFYPKSPVQQKIEYDIQKYGIQNFTTADNVQSNTNANTKVAPLVFTNPVYNMDDNRQSQEIKKTNENRNSKRCPCGSSSSSIDEEGLSTDNVETNSEEGSTNFNDDSRNYDQQNRNATHRKLTRDNCNYEDLYQRSNNNHNHSPRIRDDESSSNSPSLRKSSKTRMPRTNPMLSYSTNQNQLNLKHFGQRGESLYESKPHHISTDSGYPMSRSDSNVEEVNKEMYRLQISRSQKALYNMENSKNSPEKFMTENSIPEKNYPLDRTYSGAKLSSSRINEDMERHQDYYGVREKRESPSRMFSRESHSSEASERVPVRNERELPVRETRDKLQRRLSLESARELTDSSDEIDDTLYSTTGRRRTKHHRTIEQYEREIERLKSSVELLRGRLGPTDSGQDHTDAKMKAIISRLICVEEELRREQRKMAAALSHKQRVIEAQEHRIAALDEANTRLLSALVHLQQRAPHPAPAHPANHNPSHSPHSQHSHQELQI, encoded by the exons ACACATCCTACGAGAAGGCATGTCGGCGAGGCTCTGCCCCCAGTACGCCGGTGCCGGGCGCGCAGGCCCAGCACAGCCCGTCGCGGCTCGCTTCCTTCTTCTTCTCCAAGAGGTCCTTCCGAAGCAACCCCCTCAAGAGAACAAAGTCCGCTACCAAGCTCGAGAGGGAGCGAGCGCAGGCCGCAGTACCGACCCACCCGGCGTCGCATGCTTTACGGACCTCAAG ATCTCATGAAAGTCTGCTGTCTGCACACTCCCCGGCTGTGTCGACTATGGATCTCGGACCTCCTAATCAG GTTGAAATCCGTGCGTTACACTCATCGGTGTTGGGCAGGCCGCACTGCTTCGCGCTGAGTGCGGAGAACCGAGCGCCGCGCTACTTCCGGTGCGCGTCGCGGAAAGAGCGGGACCGATGGATCTACAG TTTGCGGCAAGCGGCGCGGCCAGACGAGACGCGCGTGCGGCGCTGCGAGAGGACGGTCAAGCTGTGGCTGCTGGAGGCCAAGGCCATACCACCCAAGAAACGATACTACTGCGAAATACTGCTCGACGACACTTTGTATGCGAG GTCGTCGTCGAAGCTGAAGTCGGAACTGTGCTTCTGGGGCGAGGTGTACGAGTTCAGCGCGCTGCCGGCCGTGCGCGCCATCCACGTCAACGTGTACCGCGAGCCGGAGCGACGCGCGCGCAAGCGGGACAAGCACGCCCTTGTTG GCACGGTACGCATCCCGGTCGACGACGTATCGTCGCGATACCTCAACGAGCGGTGGTACCCGGTGAGCGAGGGCGACAAGCCGCAGTCGCCGGgccgcgcgcccgcgccgctgCCCGCGCTGCGCATCAAGTGCCGCTACCAGTGCGTCGACGTGCTGCCGCTCGACCACTACGCGCGCTTCCTCGACTACCTCAAGAAGAACTACCGCCGCCTCTGCGAGTACCTCGAGCCCGTCATAG GAGTGAAAGCCAAGGAGGACATCGGCTGCGCGCTGGTGCTGTGCATGGCGGGCGCGGGGCTGGCGCCGCGCTACCTGGCCGACGTGGTGGCGCTGGACGTGCGGCGCACCGGCGACCACTCGCTCACCTTCCGCGGCAACTCGCTCGCGACCAAGAGCATGGAGGCCTACCTCAAGCTGGTCGGCGACCAGTATCTGCAG GATACCCTGGGGGAGGCGGTGGCGGCGGCGGCCGGGTCCAGCGGCACGGACTGCGAGGTGGATCCTCTGCGGGCCGGCAGTGGGGCGGCGCTGCGGCGACAGCAGGCCGCCCTGCGCGACACCGTGACGCTCGCGTGGCGCGCCATCGCCGCCTCCGCGCCGCGCTTCCCGCCGCCGCTCAGAGACTGCTTCGCTACCTTCCGCGAGAG GTTGACGTCAATGGGCCGAGAAGATATATCGGATAACTTGATCAGCGCTTCCATCTTTCTACGCTTTCTATGTCCCGCTATTCTCTCTCCAAGTCTTTTTGGAATTATTCACG AATACCCCAACGAGCGCGCGGCGCGCAATCTGACGCTGGTGGCGAAGACGCTGCAGACGCTGGCCAACTTCACGCGCTTCCAGGGCAAGGAGGCTTTCATGGAGTTCCTCAACGACTTCCTGGAACAAGAAGCGCCCAACATGAAGGCTTTCCTTAGAGCAATATCT ACGCGACCGCAGGGACAACAGCACCAACAGTTGGTGCAGTCGCAACAACAATCCGACGGCAGCAAACGCAACTCTTCAGCATCACAAGGCTCTGCAGCAGGGTCAGAGAGCTCCAAGAACGAGATGGCAGTGGAGGCGGACCCCGAGTGGGCCCCGCACGTCGACCTCGGCAAACAGCTCGCCACGCTGCACGGTCTGTTGGCTGACAGCTTGCCCAAACTGCCGGCAGGGAAAATTCAG GAATTGGACCCATTGTCTGAAATTCTGGACGATTTAAGTAAACGACTGATGAGTAATGACAATGGACCGCCTGCGCCAATGGGTGAAAACATCTTTAG ATTTAATGACCCTACATGCAACACGCCGACTAAACCGAATACAGAAGCCACAACAAATGGTCCAGTTAACAATAATTTCGCGCACAGCTCACCCATAATGAACAAAAACGGCGTCCAATTTAACATAAGTCCCTCAAAGTCCAACGCTGAAGAATCTAAATACAAAGGGTCTTATGTGACTGTCTCAAAATCGCCCAGCTTCAATTTACGCTCAGCGACGCTCCCAAGAAATGGATACGGATCGAGTCCGGTCAGTCAGAACGTCAACCCAGGCAGATACAGCTCTCAATATAATAATCAAGAACATTGCGTCAACTTGAAAGTCGTTCAAATTGGCTTCGGCTCAGATCAGTACCCTAAAGGCATAAGCAATGGTTTGAACGAAAGCTTGGAGAGAAGGTTCCAGGAACGATACAAACCAAACTTTAATCAGCAACAAACGCATTACCACAATTCCAATTACAACAGCACCGAAAGATCCCCGAGCAGTGATAGTATCAACCATAATTATTGCGCCAACGAAATGCAAAATATCATCAAAGAAACTTCGACGCTAGACGAATTGTCAGATCTCTTAAAATATGCCGACGATTCTGATATAGTTGATGAAAAGATTATGAACAAGAAAAACATAACGCAATCTAAATCGAACAACAATAACGTTATTAATGGCAACAAGAATACTTATACAAACAACGGCTCAAATGTTTCCATCAGTGGGTTGTCGAACGTTGCAAGTTCTGGATACCAGAGCATCGCGACGTATAGCCAAAGTTCTAGTCCCATCGAAAACACAACCCACCACCACCAACCTTACGAGAACGGTGGGCAACCTATGAGCCGTTACTCACAGCTAAACTACCAAAAACAAAGAGATAAGCAGTATTACGATAACAAAAATGAGAAATTTTATCCAAAGAGCCCAGTGCAACAAAAAATTGAATACGATATTCAGAAATATGGTATCCAAAATTTCACAACCGCCGATAACGTTCAAAGCAACACGAACGCCAACACAAAAGTTGCTCCCTTAGTTTTTACAAACCCCGTTTACAATATGGATGACAATCGACAGTCGCAGGAAATCAAGAAGACCAATGAAAACAGAAACTCCAAGCGTTGTCCGTGTGGCTCGTCCAGTTCATCCATCGATGAGGAGGGATTGAGCACAGACAACGTGGAGACCAATTCTGAAGAAGGTTCTACGAATTTCAACGACGACAGTAGAAATTATGACCAACAGAATCGCAACGCCACCCACCGAAAACTCACCAGAGATAACTGTAATTACGAAGACTTGTATCAGAGGAGTAATAACAACCACAATCACTCGCCTAGGATTAGAGATGACGAATCCTCAAGTAATTCGCCAAGCTTAAGGAAAAGTAGCAAAACGAGGATGCCAAGAACGAATCCCATGCTGTCTTACTCCACTAATCAAAATCAACTGAACTTAAAACACTTCGGCCAACGAGGGGAATCGTTATACGAAAGTAAACCGCACCACATTTCAACGGACTCCGGGTATCCAATGAGCAGATCTGACTCCAACGTTGAAGAAGTTAACAAAGAGATGTACCGGTTACAAATATCGCGGAGTCAAAAAGCCTTGTACAATATGGAAAACTCTAAAAATTCACCAGAAAAGTTCATGACAGAAAACTCAATCCCGGAAAAGAATTATCCTTTGGATAGGACGTATTCAGGAGCGAAATTATCCAGTAGTAGAATTAATGAGGATATGGAAAGGCATCAGGATTACTATGGAGTTCGAGAAAAGAGAGAATCGCCCTCGCGGATGTTTAGTCGAGAGTCGCATTCTAGTGAAGCTAGTGAAAGGGTGCCCGTGAGAAATGAGAGGGAATTGCCGGTAAGAGAAACCAGAGATAAACTGCAGAGGCGGCTTAGCCTGGAGTCAGCGAGAGAGTTGACAGATAGCTCCGACGAAATAGATGACACTCTGTACAGTACAACCGGGCGACGACGAACTAAACACCACAGAACCATTGAGCAG TATGAACGTGAAATAGAGAGGCTAAAAAGCTCCGTGGAACTTCTTCGAGGACGTTTGGGACCAACTGACTCTGGTCAAGATCACACAGATGCGAAGATGAAGGCTATTATTTCAAG ATTAATCTGCGTAGAAGAAGAGTTAAGGCGGGAACAACGCAAGATGGCCGCCGCGCTGTCGCACAAACAACGCGTGATCGAGGCACAGGAGCATCGCATCGCAGCGCTGGACGAAGCCAACACGCGCCTCCTGTCCGCGCTCGTGCACCTCCAGCAGCGCGCCCCGCACCCCGCGCCCGCGCACCCCGCCAATCACAACCCGTCCCACTCCCCCCACTCGCAACATTCGCACCAGGAACTGCAGATTTGA